One window from the genome of Mustela lutreola isolate mMusLut2 chromosome 11, mMusLut2.pri, whole genome shotgun sequence encodes:
- the GALNT9 gene encoding polypeptide N-acetylgalactosaminyltransferase 9 isoform X3 produces MTHATDLPQISVVFIFVNEALSVILRSVHSVVNRTPSRLLKEVILVDDNSDSAELKASLDQYVNRRYPGLVKIVRNSRREGLIRARLQGWKAATAPVVGFFDAHVEFGTGWAEPALARIQEDRRRIVLPAIDNIKYDTFEVQQYASAAHGYNWGLWCMYIIPPQDWLDRGDEAAPIRTPAMIGCSFVVDREYFADIGLLDPGMEVYGGENIELGMRVWQCGGSMEVLPCSRVAHIERTKKPYNNDIDYYAKRNALRAAEVWMDSFKSHVYMAWNIPMTNPGVDFGDVSERLALRQRLKCRSFKWYLENVYPEMRTYNDTLTYGEVRNSKASGYCLDQGAEDDDRAILYPCHGMSSQLVRYSAEGLLQLGPLGSTAFLPDSKCLVDDGRTRAPALKKCEDVARPAQRLWDFTQSGPIVSRDTGRCLEVEMSKDANFGLRLVVQRCSGQKWTIRNWIKHGRH; encoded by the exons ATGACCCATGCCACTGACCTACCCCAGATCTCTGTGGTCTTCATCTTTGTCAACGAGGCCCTCTCCGTCATCCTGCGCTCCGTGCACAGTGTGGTGAACCGCACGccctcgcggctcctcaaggaggTCATCCTAGTGGACGACAACAGCGACAGCG CGGAGCTCAAGGCCAGCCTGGACCAGTACGTCAACAGGCGGTACCCGGGCCTGGTGAAGATCGTGCGCAACAGCCGTCGGGAAGGCCTGATCCGCGCGCGGCTGCAGGGCTGGAAGGCGGCCACGGCCCCCGTGGTGGGCTTCTTTGATGCCCACGTGGAGTTCGGCACGGGCTG GGCAGAGCCGGCGCTCGCTCGCATCCAGGAGGACCGGCGGCGCATCGTCCTGCCGGCCATCGACAACATCAAATACGACACGTTTGAGGTGCAGCAGTACGCCAGCGCGGCCCACGGCTACAACTGGGGCCTCTGGTGCATGTACATCATCCCGCCCCAGGACTGGCTGGACCGCGGCGACGAGGCCGCACCCATCAG GACCCCCGCCATGATCGGCTGCTCGTTCGTGGTGGACCGGGAGTACTTCGCGGACATCGGGCTGCTGGACCCGGGCATGGAGGTGTATGGCGGCGAGAACATCGAGCTGGGCATGAGG GTGTGGCAGTGTGGCGGGAGTATGGAGGTGCTGCCCTGCTCCCGCGTGGCCCACATCGAGCGCACCAAGAAGCCCTACAACAATGACATCGACTACTATGCCAAGCGCAACGCCCTGCGGGCAGCCGAGGTGTGGATGGACAGCTTCAAGTCCCACGTGTACATGGCCTGGAACATCCCTATGACA AACCCAGGGGTGGACTTCGGGGACGTGTCTGAGCGGCTGGCCCTGCGCCAGCGGCTGAAATGCCGCAGCTTCAAGTGGTACCTGGAGAACGTGTACCCGGAGATGAGGACCTACAACGACACCCTCACGTACGGAGAG GTGAGAAACAGCAAAGCCAGCGGCTACTGCCTGGACCAGGGAGCGGAAGACGATGACCGCGCTATCCTCTACCCCTGCCACGGGATGTCCTCCCAG CTGGTGCGGTACAGCGCGGAGGGGCTGCTGCAGCTGGGCCCCCTGGGCTCCACCGCCTTCCTGCCCGACTCCAAGTGCCTGGTGGACGACGGCAGGACCCGCGCGCCCGCCCTGAAGAAGTGCGAGGACGTGGCCCGGCCCGCGCAGCGGCTGTGGGACTTCACCCAG AGCGGCCCCATCGTGAGCCGGGATACCGGCAGGTGCCTGGAGGTCGAAATGTCCAAGGACGCCAACTTCGGGCTGCGGCTGGTGGTACAGAGGTGTTCGGGGCAGAAGTGGACCATCAGGAACTGGATCAAGCACGGGCGGCACTGA
- the GALNT9 gene encoding polypeptide N-acetylgalactosaminyltransferase 9 isoform X2 — protein MAASLHADSQETESKYEEYGYNAQLSDRISLDRTIPDYRPKKCRQMTHATDLPQISVVFIFVNEALSVILRSVHSVVNRTPSRLLKEVILVDDNSDSAELKASLDQYVNRRYPGLVKIVRNSRREGLIRARLQGWKAATAPVVGFFDAHVEFGTGWAEPALARIQEDRRRIVLPAIDNIKYDTFEVQQYASAAHGYNWGLWCMYIIPPQDWLDRGDEAAPIRTPAMIGCSFVVDREYFADIGLLDPGMEVYGGENIELGMRVWQCGGSMEVLPCSRVAHIERTKKPYNNDIDYYAKRNALRAAEVWMDSFKSHVYMAWNIPMTNPGVDFGDVSERLALRQRLKCRSFKWYLENVYPEMRTYNDTLTYGEVRNSKASGYCLDQGAEDDDRAILYPCHGMSSQLVRYSAEGLLQLGPLGSTAFLPDSKCLVDDGRTRAPALKKCEDVARPAQRLWDFTQSGPIVSRDTGRCLEVEMSKDANFGLRLVVQRCSGQKWTIRNWIKHGRH, from the exons GTGCAGACAGATGACCCATGCCACTGACCTACCCCAGATCTCTGTGGTCTTCATCTTTGTCAACGAGGCCCTCTCCGTCATCCTGCGCTCCGTGCACAGTGTGGTGAACCGCACGccctcgcggctcctcaaggaggTCATCCTAGTGGACGACAACAGCGACAGCG CGGAGCTCAAGGCCAGCCTGGACCAGTACGTCAACAGGCGGTACCCGGGCCTGGTGAAGATCGTGCGCAACAGCCGTCGGGAAGGCCTGATCCGCGCGCGGCTGCAGGGCTGGAAGGCGGCCACGGCCCCCGTGGTGGGCTTCTTTGATGCCCACGTGGAGTTCGGCACGGGCTG GGCAGAGCCGGCGCTCGCTCGCATCCAGGAGGACCGGCGGCGCATCGTCCTGCCGGCCATCGACAACATCAAATACGACACGTTTGAGGTGCAGCAGTACGCCAGCGCGGCCCACGGCTACAACTGGGGCCTCTGGTGCATGTACATCATCCCGCCCCAGGACTGGCTGGACCGCGGCGACGAGGCCGCACCCATCAG GACCCCCGCCATGATCGGCTGCTCGTTCGTGGTGGACCGGGAGTACTTCGCGGACATCGGGCTGCTGGACCCGGGCATGGAGGTGTATGGCGGCGAGAACATCGAGCTGGGCATGAGG GTGTGGCAGTGTGGCGGGAGTATGGAGGTGCTGCCCTGCTCCCGCGTGGCCCACATCGAGCGCACCAAGAAGCCCTACAACAATGACATCGACTACTATGCCAAGCGCAACGCCCTGCGGGCAGCCGAGGTGTGGATGGACAGCTTCAAGTCCCACGTGTACATGGCCTGGAACATCCCTATGACA AACCCAGGGGTGGACTTCGGGGACGTGTCTGAGCGGCTGGCCCTGCGCCAGCGGCTGAAATGCCGCAGCTTCAAGTGGTACCTGGAGAACGTGTACCCGGAGATGAGGACCTACAACGACACCCTCACGTACGGAGAG GTGAGAAACAGCAAAGCCAGCGGCTACTGCCTGGACCAGGGAGCGGAAGACGATGACCGCGCTATCCTCTACCCCTGCCACGGGATGTCCTCCCAG CTGGTGCGGTACAGCGCGGAGGGGCTGCTGCAGCTGGGCCCCCTGGGCTCCACCGCCTTCCTGCCCGACTCCAAGTGCCTGGTGGACGACGGCAGGACCCGCGCGCCCGCCCTGAAGAAGTGCGAGGACGTGGCCCGGCCCGCGCAGCGGCTGTGGGACTTCACCCAG AGCGGCCCCATCGTGAGCCGGGATACCGGCAGGTGCCTGGAGGTCGAAATGTCCAAGGACGCCAACTTCGGGCTGCGGCTGGTGGTACAGAGGTGTTCGGGGCAGAAGTGGACCATCAGGAACTGGATCAAGCACGGGCGGCACTGA